One region of Microbacterium sp. M28 genomic DNA includes:
- a CDS encoding ABC transporter permease — protein MTALTATESRSESPAFAGRIRRAVQANPSVLPTVASVVIFIGMLVYGELAYGHIVQASTLSNLLINNAHLIVLAVALTFVIITGGIDLSVGAIIAVSSVAGVMLANAGWNAFAVVVVMILIGTAFGLVSGILIRYFNVQPFIATLAMMFLGRGLASLLSTKAERLGEESPIRWLGEQLKVIDGPKVNDLVVTPGVIIAVVVVAVAFFVLHRTRTGRTVYAIGGSENSALLMGLPVQRTKVLVYVISGTLAGLAAVIYTARIGTAQNITGVGWELDAIAAAVIGGTVLTGGYGYVLGSVIGALVLGLMNVLITSDGGIPPEMTTIITGGILLVFVLLQRAVTRKKE, from the coding sequence ATGACCGCTCTGACGGCGACCGAGTCCCGGTCCGAGTCGCCCGCGTTCGCGGGCCGCATCCGACGCGCGGTGCAGGCCAACCCGTCCGTGCTGCCCACGGTCGCGTCGGTCGTGATCTTCATCGGGATGCTCGTGTACGGCGAGCTCGCGTACGGGCACATCGTGCAGGCCAGCACTCTGTCGAACCTGCTGATCAACAACGCGCACCTCATCGTGCTGGCCGTCGCGCTGACCTTCGTCATCATCACCGGCGGCATCGATCTGTCGGTCGGAGCGATCATCGCCGTGTCGTCGGTCGCGGGCGTCATGCTGGCGAACGCCGGCTGGAACGCGTTCGCGGTCGTCGTCGTCATGATCCTGATCGGCACGGCGTTCGGCCTCGTCTCCGGCATCCTGATCCGGTACTTCAACGTGCAGCCGTTCATCGCGACTCTCGCGATGATGTTCCTCGGGCGGGGCCTCGCGTCGCTGCTCAGCACCAAGGCGGAGCGACTCGGCGAGGAGTCGCCGATCCGCTGGCTCGGCGAGCAGCTGAAGGTGATCGACGGTCCGAAGGTGAACGACCTCGTGGTCACGCCCGGCGTCATCATCGCCGTGGTCGTCGTCGCGGTGGCGTTCTTCGTCCTGCACCGCACCCGTACCGGGCGCACGGTGTACGCGATCGGCGGATCCGAGAACTCGGCGCTGCTCATGGGGCTCCCCGTGCAGCGCACCAAGGTGCTCGTGTACGTGATCAGCGGAACGCTCGCGGGGCTGGCCGCCGTGATCTACACCGCGCGGATCGGCACAGCGCAGAACATCACCGGTGTCGGCTGGGAGCTCGACGCGATCGCCGCGGCCGTGATCGGCGGCACCGTGCTGACCGGTGGGTACGGCTACGTGCTCGGATCCGTCATCGGAGCGCTGGTGCTGGGACTCATGAACGTGCTGATCACGAGTGACGGCGGCATCCCGCCGGAGATGACCACGATCATCACCGGCGGCATCCTGCTCGTGTTCGTGCTGCTGCAGCGGGCGGTGACGCGCAAGAAGGAGTAG
- a CDS encoding HD domain-containing protein, with protein sequence MRISDFAVPDTAAARGARELMDEYHSPALRHHVLRSWLWAEAFAVIEGRTGVDHELLYAAALLHDIGLAPAFDNHLLGYEEAGGHVGEAMAAGAGWPAERRRRINEVIVRHNWPEVDPAFDLEGYLLETSTGLDISGRRDAEIPLEFRREVLSVYPRLDLAAEFGTGVQEQADRKPHSLARGLIDGGLIDRIATNPLVHLPGLPAR encoded by the coding sequence ATGCGCATCTCCGATTTCGCCGTGCCAGACACCGCCGCCGCCCGCGGAGCCCGCGAGCTGATGGACGAGTACCACTCCCCCGCACTGCGCCATCATGTGCTGCGCTCCTGGCTGTGGGCCGAGGCGTTCGCGGTGATCGAGGGCCGCACGGGCGTCGATCACGAGCTGCTCTACGCTGCGGCCCTGCTGCACGACATCGGACTCGCACCGGCGTTCGACAATCACCTGCTCGGCTACGAGGAGGCCGGCGGCCATGTCGGCGAGGCGATGGCCGCGGGCGCCGGGTGGCCGGCCGAGCGCCGCCGACGCATCAACGAGGTCATCGTGCGGCACAACTGGCCCGAGGTCGACCCCGCGTTCGATCTCGAGGGCTACCTGCTCGAGACGTCGACCGGGCTCGACATCTCCGGACGCCGGGATGCCGAGATCCCGCTCGAGTTCCGCCGCGAGGTGCTGTCCGTGTACCCGCGCCTGGATCTCGCCGCGGAGTTCGGCACCGGTGTGCAGGAGCAGGCGGACCGCAAGCCGCACAGTCTCGCCCGCGGCCTGATCGACGGCGGACTCATCGACCGCATCGCGACGAACCCGCTGGTGCACCTCCCCGGGCTACCCGCTCGTTGA
- a CDS encoding glycoside hydrolase family 127 protein, which yields MTMSDTTSPAAPVVPTSGRLRPLGLGEVSITGGFWADRQRVNGAATLAHIESRLESEGWLGNFDLAASGALPTGRRGREFADSEIYKYLEALAWEIGRTDAAASSPLEARFRAIVARVAAAQEPDGYLNTNFGRPGQGARWSDLEWGHELYCLGHLFQASVARVRTRPDADDGLIGIARRAAELVCREFGADGRDAICGHAEVEVGLAELGRALGEQRFVDQAALFIERHGRVSLRDIEWGRKYYQDDIAVRDAEVLRGHAVRANYLSAGATDVAVERSDVGLLDALRAQWDRTIERRTYITGGQGSHHQDEAFGDDWELPADRAYSETCAGIGSVMFSWRLLLATGDAAYGDLIERTLFNVVATSPSPDGTAFYYANTLHQRMPGVPADPSATSSRASSSLRAPWFEVSCCPPNVARTFASLDAYVATADDEGVQLHQYAPARVRTRLPDGRVAAFDVATEYPADGRVRITLVEDGEWTLTLRVPAWADGATLRVNGAESTVASGAVTVRRAFQRGDVVELDLPVAPRVTEPDPRVDAVRGCVVVERGPEVLALESTDFGSDVVDAVIVGEPVEREGRVVVPVRNRSTGSVVDAPLVAYHDWAQRGPSTMRVWLPTS from the coding sequence ATGACCATGTCAGACACCACTTCTCCCGCAGCCCCCGTCGTCCCCACCAGCGGACGACTGCGCCCGCTCGGCCTCGGCGAGGTCAGCATCACCGGCGGCTTCTGGGCCGATCGACAGCGCGTCAACGGCGCTGCGACGCTCGCGCACATCGAGTCGCGCCTGGAATCCGAGGGCTGGCTCGGCAACTTCGATCTCGCGGCATCCGGCGCACTCCCGACCGGCCGGCGGGGCCGGGAGTTCGCGGATTCCGAGATCTACAAGTATCTCGAGGCACTCGCGTGGGAGATCGGACGCACGGATGCCGCGGCATCCTCTCCCCTCGAAGCGCGCTTCCGCGCGATCGTCGCCCGCGTCGCCGCCGCCCAGGAGCCGGACGGCTACCTGAACACGAACTTCGGACGCCCAGGACAGGGCGCGCGCTGGTCGGACCTGGAGTGGGGCCACGAGCTGTACTGCCTCGGGCACCTGTTCCAGGCTTCGGTCGCGCGGGTGCGCACCCGACCGGATGCCGACGACGGCCTGATCGGGATCGCCCGGCGTGCCGCGGAGCTCGTGTGCCGCGAGTTCGGCGCGGACGGACGCGACGCGATCTGCGGGCACGCCGAGGTGGAGGTCGGGCTCGCCGAACTCGGCCGTGCCCTGGGAGAGCAGCGGTTCGTCGATCAGGCCGCGCTGTTCATCGAGCGGCACGGACGAGTTTCGCTGCGCGACATCGAGTGGGGCCGGAAGTACTACCAGGACGACATCGCGGTGCGCGACGCCGAGGTGCTGCGCGGGCATGCCGTGCGGGCGAACTATCTGTCGGCAGGGGCGACGGACGTCGCGGTCGAGCGTTCAGATGTCGGCCTTCTCGATGCGTTGCGCGCGCAGTGGGACCGCACGATCGAGCGCCGTACCTACATCACCGGCGGGCAGGGCTCGCACCACCAGGACGAGGCGTTCGGCGACGACTGGGAACTGCCTGCCGACCGCGCCTACTCGGAGACCTGTGCCGGCATCGGTTCGGTGATGTTCTCGTGGCGGCTGCTGCTGGCGACAGGAGACGCTGCTTACGGGGACCTGATCGAGCGGACGCTGTTCAACGTCGTGGCGACGTCGCCTTCCCCTGACGGCACCGCGTTCTACTATGCGAACACGTTGCACCAGCGGATGCCGGGCGTGCCGGCCGATCCTTCTGCGACGTCGTCTCGGGCGTCGTCGTCGCTGCGCGCGCCCTGGTTCGAGGTGTCGTGTTGCCCACCCAACGTCGCCCGCACCTTCGCGAGCCTGGACGCCTACGTCGCCACCGCGGACGATGAGGGCGTGCAGTTGCACCAGTACGCCCCGGCCCGGGTGCGCACGAGACTGCCCGACGGCCGAGTCGCGGCGTTCGATGTCGCGACGGAGTACCCGGCGGACGGGCGCGTGCGGATCACGCTCGTCGAGGACGGCGAGTGGACCCTGACTCTGCGCGTGCCCGCATGGGCTGACGGGGCGACGCTGCGGGTGAACGGTGCGGAGTCGACCGTCGCTTCGGGGGCCGTCACGGTGCGGCGCGCTTTCCAACGCGGGGATGTCGTCGAACTGGACCTGCCCGTCGCGCCTCGTGTGACGGAGCCCGACCCCCGAGTGGATGCCGTCCGCGGCTGCGTCGTCGTCGAACGAGGACCAGAGGTGCTCGCTCTGGAGTCGACCGACTTCGGCTCGGACGTCGTCGACGCCGTGATCGTGGGCGAGCCGGTCGAGCGCGAGGGACGGGTCGTCGTGCCCGTGCGGAATCGATCGACCGGTTCGGTCGTGGATGCCCCGCTCGTGGCGTACCACGACTGGGCGCAGCGCGGACCGTCGACGATGCGGGTGTGGCTGCCGACGAGCTGA